The following is a genomic window from Camelus dromedarius isolate mCamDro1 chromosome 21, mCamDro1.pat, whole genome shotgun sequence.
aaggaagagaggaaaggaggagatgGTTTTTCGTTTGCTTCCTAACCATCAGGAAAAAGGCTGAGAGTGGGGCCAGAGACTGACCCTGGAAGGTTGATGTCAGGATGGAGTGGGGTGTGAGATTAGGGGAAAAGTCAAGGGAAGTCTTCGAGGGCCTCCCCCGCAGGGTGTCCccaaagggcaccacatgcaagCATTCTCCCCAATGGCTTCTGAGAATAGGCAGGTGAGTGGGGCAAGGAGCTAGGAGAATAACGGGAGGGGCCTGGAAGACAGTCCCTGAGGAGgggagccagggcctggggaagaGCGCCCCCCCAGGAGACATGGTGGAAGTGAGTGGGCAGACAGGCCAGACTGGCGGGAAGGCTGCTTTCTGGAGTGCGGAGGAGAGCGGGGCAGAGGGACACCCAGAGCCGTCTGCGAGTGGAGGCGAGGACAGCTGCCCTGCCCCTCACTGTCCCTCCGCAGCCACACGACTCAGAAGCAGGCTGCCTCCCTCAGGCCTGACCCAGAGGGACACTGGGAGGGGATGGTTGGCAGAGGACTCATCTCTCAGCCACACTCTCGTGGATGCAGCTCTGGGCTCTGCGGAGGCTTCTGTGCCAGGTCCCAGGAGCCCAGCAGAGACTCCATCCTGGGCTTGGAGGGGGTCTGTCTCACACCCCCACTGGCCCGAGGCCTCCGCCAGGGTCAAGGCTGCCGGGATCTTCTCTGGCAGAGCAGCCAGTTTCCTATTTAGCGGCAGCTTTCCAGGCCCAAGACGGCGGGTCCCTCATGGGAGCAGTTACCCTGAGCAAAGTCCCTGGAGCCCTCAGGGCAGGAAGAAAGTCCACTCCTGGGGCCTCTGGGTCTCTGGAAGTCACACAGCAGGTCCTGGGCTTCCCCTGGTGTGACCGGATTGGAAACTccggggctggaggaggctggcGCCCTCAGGTTAGATGGAATCAGGTGGCCAGGTGGCCAGGTGGCCTGAGAAGAGTGTCCTGCTCCAAGCCTCAGCCAGAAGTAGGCACCCCAGGCCTGGGACCCGCTGGGGACTGAAGAAACGGCCCTGGGTCAGCTCACACCGCCGTTTCCCGCTCTCTGTgaacttcctccttcttcctcttcatcctgCAGAAACCGTGGAGGCCACAGAAGCAAGCGAAAGTGAACTGGGGCATGCCCTaggccaggctgggggctgcTCACCAGAGATCTGCagggaaaggcaggaggaggaggaggaggagggggcgggagaaaggcaggagagagaagcGAGCTGGGGTTAACATCCCAGAGGCCTCTGGGCCTGGGGAGTCACTGCCGCTCCCTGAAGCTGCCCAGGCCCTGCTAGACCTCTCGCACCGgccggctgggggaggggacctgCCACCAAACAACAGCCTCTTTGATACCTCAAGTGTTTCCTGATCTCTGTGGAGCTGATGTCATTCCTCCAATTGGAGCCTGAGAGTCCAGGGTAGGACGAGAAAGCCCCAGCCGTGggcacccccgccccccgcctcgCCTCCTCACTCCCACACCTGTGGCTGGGAACAGGCAGCCGGCTCAGAGGGAGCTCTGGCTTGTTCCACCTTACACAGGTTAGAGACGGGGGTTCCCACTCACTCCTTCAGATCACACAGACCGATGATCCAAATGCGGGACTTTGGGGACCTTGAAGAAAGTCCCTCATCCAACACAGCTTCTACTTTGATAACCTGGAACCGAGTCTGGAATTCCTCCCTTCCCTGACAGCCGCTGTCTGACCTCCTCAGCGAAATCTATAGGGGCCATAAAGCACTTCCTTTGACAGCTCTGGGCAATGCAAATCCCCATCCTCCTCACGCAGAGACCAGACAGCAGAGAGGTCTTTTAGCAAACAGGCtgttttattgagcacctatgcTGGGCAAAGGGGTTGGGAGGTAAGAACATTAGGGTACAGGTAAGGTTTCTTCTCTGGCACAAGTCAGTCTGAGGCTGGACTTACCCCAGCTGGGCGTGCTGGCCCCTACCTCTGGCTGACACAGCCCTCATCACAGCTGGTCTCTGTGGCTGTCAGGCTGGGCATGGGGGGGGGGCTTCAGATCAGCTCTCAGTCTGTGAGTACCCGTTTCTCCAGACACTGGCTTATGTCTCCCCAGCCTCAACCGCCCACAGATCCCTACAGCTCATTTCTTGGCCCTTCCCCGGCCGCTGGGCCAACCCTGGAGGGAGCAGAAGTGTATTCAGTTCAGCTCCAGCAGAGTAGCTGGGTACAAAGGACGGTACCCTGCATGGAGGTCGGGCCTGTGTCCTGGGCCTGGTTTGAATCACTTCTCTCTCCAGGAAGAACAGTGGAGCAGCCCAGACACCGCGAGGAAGGGGTGTGGAATAGGGAAGCAGAAGCTCTGTCCTTGCCCCAGCCCCTCTTGCAGTAGAGACCGCAGAGGATGCCCCAGGCCCCACATGCTAGGCACACCTGCAAAGTGTTTCCATGGCATTTGAGAAGCCTGGCAGGCCCAGGTGGGTGGCTCTCTGGATAGTTCCACAGATCTGGCCAATCTTGCTCCTTTGCACATACTTGCCTCGCGTTTCTCCAGGCAGAGCAGAGGGCCCAGGTCGCAAGCCCTTACCAAGCACAGTGGCCACGGTGGAGCGGCTCCTGTCAGGATTCGCCTCTCCCTCCCGCCTCAGTGTCCTGGTAATACAGCTAATGACTGTAATTAATAGGTGCAATGCATTTCCAATGGCCAGCTGGGTGGGCAGGAAGCCCAGCCTGAGTCAGCATGGGTAGGTAGACTGGTTATTTAATCGCCCGCTTTCCAGCACCATCCACACACCCACCCTCCTGCAGTATATATAGAGAGCAGAGAGCAATCTCTAGGGTATATATAGACAGAGCCGAGACACAACTACTATATTTCTAGATCTATCCACTGCAGCTATCTCCGGATCCCTCCTGTGACAAACCTAGAGAGAGACAGGAATCTTAACTGGGGCTTAGGTGGCCTGGGTTCTATTCCTGGCTCTGACGCTGGCATGCTGTGTCACCCTAAGCAAGTGACtgtacctctctgggccttcatttcctcatttcagTGTTTAACACTTAGATCCCAAAGCCAAGGGGCTGAAAGGGTACTCAGAATCCCAGCCTGAttaggaagaagggagggagagcccGTGGGTTTTCTTGTTATCAGTAATTGTGATGCATACGCTTTcttggctggggttggggggtgcgGTGTATATCAGGGGTACTATTGATAAAACATCCCCACCATTACAGGAAAGGCATCTGGGGAGGAATCAGCAGGCACAACAAATTTGATCTGGGGAAGGAATTCACAACTCAAACAAGCCAGGCGCGTGCCTTTGACCAtcacacccccagccccaaccccacgGTCTCTGGTCCCAGGGTGCATAGATCTTCGTCCCTCCCCACCCTACCTGCCCTCCAATGCCCGCTTTCTTAAAAACAGCACAAATGTAGCTCCTGAGGTGACGGTGCCTCCCTGCATTCCTTTGGGAAAGATGAGAACTTGCTGACTTCTCCCCTCACTGTCaggagggtggggttgggggaggaactAGGAACCACACCTCACAGAAAAGGAGGGCCAAATACAGCCACTCAcaagctgggctggggctgcaacCTGGCTCCTTAGGGGTGTCTGAAAGCCAGGTCTTTGTTTCTAAGGTGGGGTGGGGTATATTAAGGGGAGCCTGGGCGTTCTGCTCAGGTCTTTGATCCAAAGTGTCTGGTTGTCCTCTCAGTCCCTACCAGGGCCCGCAGGATCGTCACTGCAAGGTGCACGACTCCAAGCCCTGGAGGCAGCCTGGGCTCTATTGGTGGTCCCCGGGCCAGCCCTGGTGGTGGAGAGACAAGGGGCGGAAAACCCCATCCCATTTCAGTGTCCCTCCTGCTGTGGGCCTCCCTCCTCCGCCCTCAGactccctctgccccaccagcAGGATCCTGCGGCCCTCTTTGCCCAGGCTGTGGTCTCTGTCCCCCGTCTTCATCTCTTCACACTGGGCAGAGTGCTCCTGCACTCGCtggagggctccctggaggagggagaagtcagGTCCTGATGAACCTCCTCTTGCTACTTCTACTTGAGGGGAAAGGGGTCTCAACATTTGAAATGGGCAGGGGCCGGGAGTCTCAATGAAGCCAGTGGACCCATACCTGGGGGCACTCCATGCTCATCTGTGCTCACAGTGGAAATCACCCTGCCCACTCTGCAGCTTCCCCCTCCGACCTCGACCTCAATATCCATGCCTGTAGCTCAGGAGGGGCTAAGAATGTGAAAAACAGTCCCCCAAATCCAGAATAGGGAGGACAGGGAGGTGAACGCTGGATCAACGCCTGCTATCTCACGGTTGGCTGCATCTGACTGCAAGCTGTTGGCCCTGGTTTCTTTCCCATCCTCCTCTCTGGCCTTTCCCCAGCTCAGGTCCAAGATGGTCTGGGTATGGGACAGATAAGATCCTCTGGCCGTCAGCTTTGAGGGGGCCATCAGCTTTGAGTCTTGCCAACTCACAGAGCATCATCTCCAGCCACCAGGAGGTTCCCCAGCCTCTCCGATGACCCCTCCCCTTatacctcacccccacccctctcttgGAGGACCCCGCAGACACCCTCCAGGGCCCTCCAATTCTGGCACCTTCAGCAAAAATGGGGCAGTGGGTCAGAGACCGCTTGCATGGTGGAGGAACCAAGAGGAAAGAGGGACTCCGAGATGGCTAGAAACTAAGATGAGGCCAAAGCTAGGGCTCCAGGCTTGCAGACCACAAACTCCTAGGTGTCTCAAATTTTGGCAAAGTCCTTCACCAGAGTGGGTGGCAGTGGGGGTTAGAAGGGTAGGAAGATATTTACAACTGTTGGGACAAGCCAGGAATTCTTTGACCAACAAAAAAGGGAtatattccttcccatcccctcccaatcccctcctcttcccagcaGAGCAGCCTCCAGCAAGGCACTCCCAGCTTCACTcagtcccacccccacctcaggtaAAGGGCAGAAGAGAAATGACCCAGTGAGGAGGGGGGCCCTCACGCCTGCAGAACAATGCTGAGCcgtccacccccctccccagctccccttaGCACCGCGCTTcagtaattaaaatatgaattcacCTTCCCTCCCCGAGCCATTCATCACAGCGAAGGGAAGCAGCTGCGGCTTAGGAGACCGGATTTGGGGGATTAGCTCGGGCGGTGGAGCAGACACACCaggagaaagaattaaaaaggaaaggagtgAATTGGgttttctctccccacctcctccccgctccctctccctcctgctgccttGGAGCCTcacaccccaccccttcccccaaagcCTGGCCTCTGTAGGTTTCTGGGAACTGTAGTCTCCATCACTGTGTTGATAAACAGGCAGGCCAGGGGTGGGTGGTGGCACAAACTACAGATCCCAGGACTTCTGCCCGGAGTTggcagcagcagagctgggcacaGGCTTCCAGTCTGGGAGAAGCCCAGTTCTCCTTGGAGATTAACTCCTTCTTGGCCTGCTTGGGACCGAGTTCTAGCCTCTGGCCTGGAATCTGGAGCCAAGGTCCCCTCTGCCTTTGATGGCTTGCCCAGGCCAGCCCCGCTTTGTATCTTGCTTGCCCACCCAGAGAGGAAGCTCCCCCCACTTTTCAAAACTGCAAGGGCAGCCTCGATTTTACCAGTGGTTCTGAAGGACTTGTGGGTCATGGCCACAAAACATGTATAGTCTTGAATTGTCTTTATGCCCTGGTTTCTAGGGTCTTCCAGGCCTGCTTGGCTGCAGCTGGCCCACCCCAAGGGTCATCACAAGCATGACTGGGGTTGTTAGTTTGACAAGGTGATGTGGTGGTCCAGGCTGTCAGTGCCAGAGGGCCCCCAGGGGTCAAACTTTGGCGCTATCCCCTTCTAAAGATAGGACAGAGATTTTCTGATAGTCTGCATTTAGAAAGCAGAGTTTTAGCAGTCCAACTCCATTTCCACTAAAAATGGGACGAATACAGCCAGAGAGATTCACTTGAATCTCAGCGGTGTTAAACACGGGCCCGCTCTCCCAAGGGAGGCCTTATGCTGGGAATCTCTGAAGGCTGTGAAAAAGACTTAGATTGCTCAGAATATTTTAGGCTTCAGCTGTCTGCAGGCAGGGGACAGGACAGACGCAGCCCTCTGATCTGTGAATCCTCCGGGAGAGGGCACGAGGCCAGCTTGCCTATTCAATTCAGTTCCACAATTATGTGAAATACATAATTGCATATCTCCTCCAGGCCTGCCCCGCTGGCAGTGGCCAAGAGACGGACAAGAGAAAGGAGATGCAACTCTGCAGCCCCAGAAGTACCGCAGGCCCGGCTCGGCAAGGTGAGACTGTCTCAGGTGAGCTCCTGAATTGTGGGCTTGCTCTTGGTCCCTGCAACAAACGGCTTCTACCCTATCCCCCTGCTCTCCCAGCTCACGCTGTGTTCAACATTTACCCAGCAACCCCTACTGAGAGCCTGGCCTTGTCTTGCTGGAGCTTCAGGGAGACATAAGAATCCTTGAAGGGGTCATCTGTCCCTTTcttcccaggcccagcccagtgCCAGGGCTTTCCTGGCAAATTGCGTAACCGGATCCCTGGGGGGCTCAGTTATAGGCAGGAAGGGGGCCTTTTCACTTAGGAGATGGGGAGCGAGAAGCCAGTCAGGTGCCTGGATGTGCTCAGGGCAGAGTAAGGCATAGGACAGGTTCATTCTGAGCAGGGGGCGGCTGGACGAGGGGGGTGCTAGCCACCTCTGTGCTCTGGGCAAGAGAACCCAGAGGGAAAGTGGGAAACCCTGACAACTTCTCATCCCTTTCTTGCATCATCTACGCTGGGGCGAGAGGGGAAGTGGCTTGGCTGAGACACAGCAAAAACCCAGCTGGCTCAGGctttctctttgcttctcctATTGTTTTGATTCCACACCCAcccgcccccccctccccccccccgctCTGCTCCTGCTGGAAAAGGAAAACCCACGATGGGTGATGGAGAAAAGGTGATTAGAGTTGGACCATGGGGCCAGTTTGGGGACATACATCCAATGCAGACCTGGTGAGAGGCAGCCCTAGTGGGAGCGCGTCCCAACTTCCAGCACGATGTGGCAAGAGCACTGAATCAAGTCCCAGCGCTGCCCCTTTTTAACCATGTGAACTCGGGCCAGTTTCTTATACCTCGGATTTCCCAGaagtaaaatgggataataataacCTTTTTCATAAGGATTGTTTccaagattaaatgagttagcaCAGGTAAGATGGATTAGAATCATGCCTGGTACATAGCAGGTATTAGGTAAATGTTGGCCAGGGAAATTGAGGGCTCG
Proteins encoded in this region:
- the BLACAT1 gene encoding bladder cancer associated transcript 1, with the translated sequence MPQFTFACFCGLHGFCRMKRKKEEVHRERETAV